The following proteins are co-located in the Pseudomonas cavernae genome:
- a CDS encoding OprD family porin, translated as MNKSTLALAVASGLLAGQAGAAGFIDDSKASLGLRNFYINQDTRNEQANTQEEWGQGFQFNYASGFTAGTVGVGVDALGLLGVKLDSGKGRHYNPDSSKYSGTVFPTEEDGRAVDEFSSLGLTGKLRLSKTEARLGTLLPKLPVVTYNDGRLLPQTFEGGQISSNEIDNLTLIGGQLEHAKGRSSSSSEGLSIGGANNAQTGQFSNKFYYAGGDYKIGKNLLAQYYYGNLEDFYTQHFLGLVHNWAIGSGALKTDLRYFNSASDGKNGSAVGRAEGFTSTGFYGVNGAGRAITRGEVDNDTWSALFTYSLGGHALSAGYQQLSGDSAFPYLNQGDGATAYLITDRQIGKFLSAGERTWVAEYGYDFAAAGVPGLKAVATYLKGDHIDSAAGDKQEWERDFRLDYALQSGPLKGLGFSWRNASLRGNASADQDENRLILSYTLSLL; from the coding sequence ATGAACAAGTCCACCCTGGCGCTGGCCGTCGCTTCCGGCCTGCTGGCCGGCCAGGCCGGCGCTGCCGGCTTCATCGACGACAGCAAGGCCAGCCTCGGCCTGCGCAACTTCTACATCAACCAGGACACCCGCAACGAGCAAGCCAACACCCAGGAAGAATGGGGCCAGGGCTTCCAGTTCAACTACGCCTCGGGCTTCACCGCCGGCACTGTCGGCGTCGGCGTCGACGCCCTGGGCCTGCTCGGCGTCAAGCTCGACTCGGGCAAGGGTCGTCACTACAACCCGGACTCCAGCAAGTACAGCGGCACCGTGTTCCCCACCGAGGAGGATGGCCGTGCGGTAGACGAGTTCAGCAGCCTGGGCCTGACCGGCAAGCTGCGCCTGTCGAAGACCGAGGCGCGCCTCGGCACCCTGCTGCCGAAGCTGCCGGTGGTGACCTACAACGACGGGCGCCTGCTGCCGCAGACCTTCGAGGGTGGGCAGATCAGCTCGAACGAAATCGACAACCTGACCCTGATCGGCGGCCAGCTGGAGCACGCCAAGGGGCGCAGCTCGAGCAGCAGCGAAGGCCTGTCGATCGGCGGCGCCAACAACGCCCAGACCGGCCAGTTCAGCAACAAGTTCTACTACGCCGGTGGCGACTACAAGATCGGCAAGAACCTGCTGGCGCAGTACTACTATGGCAACCTGGAAGACTTCTACACCCAGCACTTCCTCGGCCTGGTGCACAACTGGGCGATCGGCTCGGGCGCGCTGAAGACCGACCTGCGCTATTTCAACAGCGCTTCCGACGGCAAGAACGGCAGCGCCGTCGGGCGTGCCGAAGGCTTCACCAGCACCGGTTTCTACGGCGTCAACGGCGCGGGCCGGGCCATCACCCGCGGCGAAGTGGACAACGACACCTGGAGCGCCCTGTTCACCTACAGCCTCGGCGGCCATGCCCTGAGCGCCGGCTATCAGCAGCTCTCCGGCGACAGCGCCTTCCCCTACCTCAACCAAGGCGACGGCGCCACCGCCTACCTGATCACCGACCGCCAGATCGGCAAGTTCCTCAGCGCCGGCGAACGCACCTGGGTCGCCGAATACGGCTACGACTTCGCCGCGGCCGGCGTGCCGGGGCTGAAAGCCGTCGCCACTTACCTGAAGGGCGACCATATCGACTCGGCCGCTGGCGACAAGCAGGAGTGGGAACGCGACTTCCGCCTCGACTACGCCCTGCAGTCCGGCCCGCTCAAGGGCCTAGGCTTCTCCTGGCGGAATGCCAGCCTGCGAGGCAACGCCAGCGCCGACCAGGACGAGAACCGCCTGATCCTCAGCTACACGCTGTCGCTGCTGTAA
- a CDS encoding malate dehydrogenase: MNKLSIVGAGMVGEAAAQIIAREEFCRELMLIDVQGELAQGKALDVWQAAVESGSDTWVYGGSNAELLQDSDLVVITAGVPRKPGQSRQDVLSINLPILDSIMLDINRHAPAATVLVVSNPVDVLTYRAWCLSGLGRDRVFGQAGVLDTARMKCFIAEETGFSARDITALVLGGHGDSMVPLMRYCAVGSVPLSHFLSSQQIERIVERTRQGGGEILGLKKLGSACDAPGVAIAKMVDAIANGRNRILPAVAILEGEYGRTGIAMGVPCVLAEGGVARVIELSLDAQEQAMFDRSADQVVRDIAEMNAL, encoded by the coding sequence GTGAACAAGCTATCAATTGTGGGTGCCGGTATGGTGGGTGAGGCGGCGGCTCAGATCATCGCCCGGGAAGAGTTCTGTCGTGAGTTGATGTTGATTGATGTGCAGGGTGAGTTGGCACAGGGCAAGGCGCTGGACGTCTGGCAGGCGGCAGTTGAGTCAGGTTCTGATACCTGGGTTTACGGCGGGTCCAATGCCGAACTGCTGCAGGATTCTGACCTGGTGGTGATTACGGCGGGTGTGCCCCGCAAGCCTGGTCAGTCGCGTCAGGATGTATTGAGTATCAATCTGCCAATTCTCGATAGCATCATGCTGGATATTAATCGTCATGCTCCGGCGGCGACGGTGTTGGTGGTGTCGAACCCGGTCGACGTGCTGACCTATCGGGCTTGGTGTCTCAGTGGGCTGGGACGCGACAGGGTGTTCGGGCAGGCGGGGGTGCTGGATACAGCGCGCATGAAGTGTTTCATTGCCGAGGAGACAGGGTTTTCTGCTCGGGATATCACGGCGCTGGTGCTGGGAGGGCATGGCGATAGCATGGTGCCGCTGATGCGATACTGTGCGGTCGGTTCGGTGCCGCTGTCTCACTTCCTGTCCAGTCAGCAGATAGAGCGGATTGTGGAGCGCACACGTCAGGGTGGCGGCGAGATTCTGGGTTTGAAGAAGCTGGGGAGCGCCTGCGATGCGCCGGGCGTGGCAATTGCAAAGATGGTGGATGCTATCGCCAATGGGCGAAACCGCATTTTGCCGGCGGTCGCGATTCTCGAGGGCGAGTACGGGCGAACAGGTATTGCCATGGGTGTCCCCTGTGTGCTGGCAGAGGGGGGGGTTGCGCGGGTGATCGAGTTGTCTCTGGATGCGCAGGAGCAGGCGATGTTCGACCGCTCTGCAGATCAGGTGGTGCGTGATATTGCTGAAATGAATGCTTTGTGA
- a CDS encoding IS256 family transposase: protein MTQSKHPITDELLDQLLGNYQKPEDLIGAEGILKQLTKKLVERALDAELTHHLGHDKHQPVTNPGGNARNGFSRKKLKGEFGELPIEVPRDRHGTFDPQIVEKHQTRWAGFDDKILSLYARGMTVREIQAHLQEMYGAEVSPSLISSVTDAVADEVKAWQSRPLDLVYPIVYLDCIHTKVREGAVRVKAVYLALGINLAGEKEILGLWIAQNEGAKFWLQVVTELRNRGVQDIFVACVDGLKGFPEAIEAVFPHTSVQLCIVHMVRHSLNYVSWKRRAEVAADLKRIYQCSTADEAELRLGEFEAKWGDDYLPIGQSWRRNWARITPFFDFPPEIRKVIYTTNAIESVNMSLRKITKNRGSFPSDEALLKLFYLALRNISKKWTMPIRDWKAALTRFTISYEDRLPQQ from the coding sequence ATGACGCAATCGAAACACCCCATCACCGACGAGCTGCTGGATCAGCTCCTGGGCAACTACCAGAAACCTGAAGACCTGATCGGTGCCGAGGGCATCCTCAAGCAGCTGACCAAGAAGCTGGTCGAGCGTGCGCTGGATGCAGAACTGACCCATCACCTCGGGCACGACAAACATCAGCCGGTGACCAATCCTGGCGGAAATGCCCGCAACGGTTTCAGTCGCAAGAAGCTCAAGGGCGAGTTCGGTGAGCTACCTATCGAGGTGCCGCGCGACCGCCACGGCACTTTCGATCCGCAGATCGTCGAGAAGCATCAGACCCGTTGGGCGGGCTTCGACGACAAGATCCTCTCGCTGTATGCCCGCGGCATGACCGTGCGAGAGATTCAGGCCCATTTGCAGGAGATGTATGGTGCCGAGGTGTCGCCCAGCTTGATTTCCTCGGTAACCGATGCCGTAGCCGATGAGGTGAAGGCCTGGCAGTCGCGGCCACTCGATCTGGTCTACCCCATCGTCTATCTGGACTGCATCCACACCAAGGTGCGCGAAGGTGCTGTGCGGGTGAAAGCCGTCTACCTGGCGCTCGGCATCAACCTGGCCGGTGAAAAGGAAATCCTGGGCCTATGGATCGCCCAGAACGAGGGCGCCAAGTTCTGGTTGCAGGTGGTGACCGAACTGCGCAACCGCGGCGTGCAGGACATCTTCGTCGCTTGCGTGGATGGCCTGAAGGGCTTCCCCGAAGCCATCGAGGCAGTATTCCCGCACACCAGCGTGCAGTTGTGCATCGTGCACATGGTCAGGCACAGCCTGAACTACGTGTCCTGGAAGCGGCGCGCCGAGGTGGCCGCTGATCTGAAGCGGATTTACCAATGCAGCACGGCGGATGAAGCCGAACTACGTCTCGGCGAGTTCGAGGCCAAGTGGGGCGATGACTATCTGCCGATTGGCCAATCTTGGCGGCGCAACTGGGCGCGGATCACGCCGTTCTTCGACTTCCCGCCGGAGATCCGCAAGGTCATCTACACCACCAATGCCATTGAATCGGTGAACATGAGCCTGCGTAAGATCACCAAGAACCGGGGCTCGTTCCCCAGCGATGAAGCACTGTTGAAACTCTTCTACCTGGCGCTACGTAACATCAGCAAGAAATGGACGATGCCGATCCGTGACTGGAAGGCGGCGCTGACCCGCTTTACGATCAGCTACGAAGACAGGCTGCCGCAGCAGTAA
- a CDS encoding oxidoreductase C-terminal domain-containing protein: MSGIGDKALLLVEQLVDLQQQTIERRADRFQLTRQRSQQRCIDPADIFQQGRQRQHAEVPLLLAGGVGPIQAVATVNQGRDIAAFKRLAATGKSLDEAALCNSSTPLRSLL; encoded by the coding sequence ATGAGCGGCATCGGCGATAAAGCGCTTCTCCTGGTCGAGCAACTGGTTGACTTGCAGCAGCAGACGATTGAGCGACGCGCTGATCGGTTCCAGCTCACTCGGCAGCGGAGCCAGCAGCGGTGCATAGACCCCGCCGATATTTTCCAGCAGGGTCGCCAGCGGCAACACGCAGAGGTGCCGTTGCTCCTGGCAGGAGGCGTTGGCCCGATACAGGCAGTCGCGACGGTGAATCAGGGACGTGATATCGCAGCATTCAAGCGACTGGCTGCGACGGGTAAGTCACTCGATGAGGCAGCGCTTTGCAATAGTTCAACACCGCTTCGTAGTCTTCTCTAA
- a CDS encoding autotransporter domain-containing protein, whose product MSKLFAPKLAVLTMAVALASGSAYGSFDSVAILDGFKDIRANHPGVLAENLQKVIDATRNRTPERLAQAILDNDNLEIKTSRTSGYYYSTSQRIWITPVGPNLSDALGGLGDEWAAAKAAGELTKTMELITRTNVLGLEFYSPATSNFANIRPFKVSPDVVHAFRADGTDLTGTTTAFSFPSGHTTWGYGTALAMATLLPERYAELIARAADYGHSRIILGVHYPLDVMGGRIGGTVASTAFLNDPAMAQLIEEAQAEVRRVLERRCGMSIADCADAGTTDAYADAEANQQRFTEYLTYGFGQIGEAGKAMVVPVGAEALLATRFPYLSAGQRREILRSTALDSGYPLDIDGESWQRLNLYAASQGFGELAADTRVVMDAARADSSRNPFHAQDTWSNDIGGAGRLIKAGSGQLQLSGINTFAGVQVEDGELQLSGLHAFSGASQVSGGTLRVDGLLQSDQALTVGASGRLTGSGVIASDMQIDGTLDLSSATPMTALGAINLGRGSRFNVTADSSPQPFALTRALVASPALTLIGPDARMTLGGTLSAGDSEAGTLIATLDGATVSGRFDGIQQSQNLLAQGLRHDVGFSAAGLQLLVSSAYLPGQLGLSGNALAGATLLNGLRDTSLGVSNSQYNQWLQNSLATGSLGGLESQVGGQLHGDSLDYLLDQPKQLNRTLSAQLFADRQLPSGQGRLWGAALNDNLTHDGAAGAKGSKGNTQGALVGYSHRLNDNLQVAGMFGQSQGDVSTGNAKADVDVTQLGLSLRYSPAGMDQGLYAEGQLTSGYIDYSSARKLGQFGEAKGDSQGWVNGATLSGGYVAHAGGWRVNPELSLQSTHVRLDGFTEQHSELALQVDGMSETRNSLLADLRLGRDLNVGDWLLTPSLSVGYERVLNDAQVDSQALLLGLPVEQQSARDTKNLYRVGLDLDLAQGAWSLSGSLDGLKGGDSSGGGASLKLGYAF is encoded by the coding sequence ATGTCGAAGTTATTTGCTCCGAAACTCGCCGTTTTGACCATGGCAGTGGCCTTGGCCAGCGGCTCTGCCTATGGGTCCTTTGATTCGGTGGCGATACTGGATGGTTTCAAGGATATCAGGGCTAATCATCCCGGAGTGTTGGCGGAAAACCTGCAAAAGGTCATAGACGCCACCCGCAACCGCACCCCGGAGCGCCTGGCGCAGGCGATCCTCGACAACGACAACCTGGAGATCAAAACCAGCAGAACGAGCGGCTATTACTATTCCACCTCGCAGAGGATCTGGATCACCCCGGTAGGGCCCAACCTGTCCGATGCCCTGGGTGGCCTGGGTGATGAATGGGCGGCAGCCAAGGCAGCCGGTGAGCTGACCAAGACCATGGAGTTGATTACCCGGACCAACGTCCTGGGTTTGGAGTTCTATTCCCCCGCTACCAGCAACTTTGCCAATATCCGGCCGTTCAAGGTTTCGCCGGATGTCGTGCACGCGTTCCGCGCCGACGGCACCGACCTCACCGGTACCACCACTGCATTTTCCTTCCCCAGCGGCCACACCACATGGGGCTACGGCACGGCACTGGCCATGGCCACGCTGTTGCCGGAGCGCTATGCCGAGCTGATAGCCAGGGCTGCGGACTATGGCCATAGCCGGATCATCCTGGGCGTGCACTATCCGCTGGATGTCATGGGTGGGCGCATAGGCGGTACGGTCGCCAGTACCGCATTCCTCAACGACCCGGCAATGGCGCAACTGATCGAGGAGGCGCAGGCGGAGGTTCGCCGCGTGCTGGAGCGACGCTGCGGCATGTCCATCGCCGACTGCGCCGATGCCGGCACGACGGACGCCTACGCCGATGCCGAAGCCAACCAGCAGCGGTTCACCGAATACCTGACCTACGGCTTCGGCCAGATCGGCGAAGCCGGCAAGGCCATGGTCGTGCCCGTAGGCGCGGAAGCACTCCTGGCCACCCGCTTTCCCTACCTGAGCGCCGGGCAGCGCCGGGAGATCCTGCGCAGCACCGCCCTCGATTCGGGCTACCCGCTGGATATCGACGGCGAGAGCTGGCAGCGCCTGAATCTCTACGCCGCCTCGCAAGGCTTCGGCGAGCTGGCAGCGGACACCCGTGTCGTGATGGACGCGGCCCGGGCCGACAGCAGCCGCAACCCCTTCCATGCCCAGGATACCTGGAGCAACGATATCGGCGGCGCCGGCCGCCTGATCAAGGCCGGCAGCGGCCAGTTGCAACTCAGCGGCATCAACACCTTCGCCGGTGTCCAGGTCGAGGATGGGGAACTGCAACTGAGTGGCCTGCACGCCTTCTCGGGGGCTAGCCAGGTCAGCGGCGGCACCTTGCGGGTGGATGGGCTGCTGCAGTCCGATCAGGCGCTGACGGTCGGCGCCTCTGGACGGCTGACCGGCAGTGGCGTCATCGCCAGCGACATGCAGATCGACGGCACCCTGGACCTCAGCTCGGCGACCCCCATGACCGCGCTCGGCGCGATCAATCTGGGACGGGGCAGCCGCTTCAACGTGACGGCGGACAGCAGCCCGCAACCCTTCGCACTCACGCGGGCGCTGGTGGCGAGTCCGGCACTGACGCTGATCGGTCCCGATGCGCGCATGACCCTCGGCGGCACCCTCAGCGCGGGTGACAGCGAGGCCGGCACGCTGATCGCCACCCTCGACGGGGCGACTGTCTCCGGCCGCTTCGACGGCATCCAGCAGTCGCAGAACCTGCTGGCGCAGGGACTGCGCCATGACGTGGGATTCAGCGCCGCCGGCCTGCAGCTGCTGGTCAGCAGCGCCTACCTGCCGGGGCAGCTGGGTCTCAGCGGTAACGCCCTGGCTGGCGCGACGCTGCTCAATGGTCTGCGCGACACCTCGCTGGGCGTCAGCAACAGCCAGTACAACCAATGGCTGCAGAACAGCCTGGCCACGGGAAGCCTGGGAGGCCTGGAAAGCCAGGTCGGCGGCCAGCTCCATGGCGATTCGCTGGACTACCTGCTCGACCAGCCGAAGCAGCTGAACAGGACTTTGAGCGCCCAGCTGTTCGCCGATCGCCAGCTGCCAAGCGGCCAGGGCCGCCTGTGGGGCGCTGCGCTCAATGACAACCTGACCCATGACGGCGCCGCGGGAGCCAAGGGCAGCAAGGGCAACACGCAAGGCGCGCTGGTCGGCTACAGCCACCGCCTGAACGACAACCTGCAGGTCGCCGGGATGTTTGGCCAGAGCCAGGGCGATGTGAGCACCGGCAACGCCAAGGCCGATGTCGACGTGACCCAACTCGGCCTCAGCCTGCGCTACAGCCCGGCGGGGATGGACCAGGGTCTCTACGCCGAGGGCCAGCTGACCAGCGGCTACATCGACTACAGCAGCGCCCGGAAGCTCGGCCAGTTCGGCGAAGCCAAGGGCGACAGCCAGGGCTGGGTGAACGGCGCCACGCTGAGTGGCGGCTATGTTGCCCATGCCGGCGGCTGGCGGGTCAATCCCGAGCTGTCGCTGCAGAGTACCCATGTGCGGCTGGACGGCTTTACCGAGCAGCACAGCGAACTGGCCCTGCAGGTCGACGGCATGAGCGAGACCCGCAACAGCCTGCTCGCCGACCTGCGCCTCGGTCGCGACCTGAATGTCGGTGACTGGTTGCTCACGCCCAGTCTTTCCGTGGGTTACGAGCGCGTGCTGAACGATGCGCAAGTCGACAGCCAGGCGCTGCTGCTCGGCCTGCCGGTCGAACAGCAGTCCGCGCGCGACACCAAGAACCTCTACCGCGTCGGTCTCGACCTCGATCTCGCCCAAGGGGCCTGGTCGCTGAGCGGCAGCCTGGATGGGCTCAAGGGCGGGGACAGCAGCGGGGGTGGCGCGTCACTGAAGCTTGGCTATGCCTTCTAG
- a CDS encoding sulfate ABC transporter substrate-binding protein, with the protein MKRLLTSSLLAAGLALASGAQAATLLNVSYDVMRDFYKEYNPAFQKHWQAEGNPALTLQMSHGGSSKQARAVIDGLPADVITMNMATDINALADHGGLVPQNWATRLPDHSAPFTSATVFIVRKGNPKGLKDWPDLLKDGVEVVVPNPKTSGNGRYTYLSAWGYVLKQGGDDKAAREFVGKLFKQAPVLDTGGRAATTTFIQNQIGDVLVTFENEAEMIAREFGRGGFEVVYPSVSAEAEPPVAVVDKVVDKKGTRKEAEAYLKYLWSDEGQRIAANNYLRPRNPKILAEFADRFPKVEVLPVVKTFGEWPQIQKTHFNDGGVFDQVYSGH; encoded by the coding sequence ATGAAGCGACTGCTCACCTCTTCCCTGCTCGCCGCCGGCCTGGCGCTGGCCTCCGGCGCCCAGGCGGCAACGCTGCTGAACGTCTCCTACGACGTCATGCGCGACTTCTACAAGGAATACAACCCGGCGTTCCAGAAGCACTGGCAAGCCGAAGGCAACCCCGCGCTGACCCTGCAGATGTCCCACGGCGGCTCGAGCAAACAGGCGCGCGCGGTGATCGACGGCCTGCCCGCCGACGTGATCACCATGAACATGGCCACCGATATCAACGCCCTCGCCGACCACGGCGGCCTGGTGCCGCAGAACTGGGCGACCCGCCTGCCGGACCACAGCGCGCCGTTCACCTCGGCCACGGTGTTCATCGTGCGCAAGGGCAACCCGAAGGGCCTGAAGGACTGGCCGGACCTGCTGAAAGACGGCGTCGAGGTGGTGGTGCCGAATCCGAAGACCTCGGGCAACGGCCGCTACACCTACCTGTCGGCCTGGGGCTATGTGCTCAAGCAGGGCGGCGACGACAAGGCCGCGCGCGAGTTCGTCGGCAAGCTGTTCAAGCAGGCGCCGGTGCTGGATACCGGCGGCCGTGCGGCGACCACCACCTTCATCCAGAACCAGATCGGCGACGTGCTGGTGACCTTCGAGAACGAGGCCGAGATGATCGCCCGCGAGTTCGGTCGCGGCGGCTTCGAGGTGGTCTACCCGAGCGTCTCCGCCGAGGCCGAGCCGCCGGTGGCGGTGGTCGACAAGGTGGTGGACAAGAAAGGCACGCGCAAGGAGGCCGAGGCCTACCTGAAGTACCTGTGGTCCGACGAAGGCCAGCGCATCGCCGCCAACAACTACCTGCGCCCGCGCAACCCGAAAATCCTCGCCGAGTTCGCCGACCGTTTCCCCAAGGTCGAGGTATTGCCGGTGGTGAAGACCTTCGGCGAGTGGCCGCAGATCCAGAAGACCCACTTCAACGACGGTGGCGTGTTCGATCAGGTGTACAGCGGCCACTAG
- a CDS encoding peroxiredoxin, translated as MSLRLGDIAPDFEQDSSQGRIRFHEWLGGSWAVLFSHPADFTPVCTTELGFTAKLKDDFAQRGVKVIALSVDPVESHGKWIDDINETQDTRVNFPIIADADRQVSGLYDLIHPNANDTLTVRSLFVIDPQKKVRLIITYPASTGRNFHEILRVIDSLQLTDQHKVATPANWQDGDEVVIVPSLQDPEEIQRRFPQGYRAVKPYLRLTAQPQR; from the coding sequence ATGAGCCTCAGACTCGGCGATATCGCCCCCGACTTCGAACAGGATTCCAGCCAAGGCCGCATCCGCTTCCACGAGTGGCTGGGCGGCAGCTGGGCCGTGCTGTTCTCGCATCCGGCCGACTTCACCCCGGTGTGCACCACCGAACTGGGCTTCACCGCCAAGCTCAAGGATGACTTCGCCCAGCGTGGCGTCAAGGTCATCGCCCTGTCGGTCGACCCGGTGGAGTCCCACGGCAAATGGATCGACGACATCAACGAGACCCAGGACACCCGGGTCAACTTCCCCATCATCGCCGACGCCGACCGCCAGGTCTCCGGCCTCTACGACCTGATCCACCCGAACGCCAACGACACCCTGACCGTGCGCTCGCTGTTCGTCATCGATCCGCAGAAGAAGGTGCGCCTGATCATCACCTACCCGGCCAGCACCGGACGCAACTTCCACGAGATCCTGCGCGTCATCGATTCGCTGCAACTGACCGACCAGCACAAGGTCGCCACCCCGGCCAACTGGCAGGACGGCGACGAGGTGGTGATAGTCCCGTCGCTGCAGGACCCGGAGGAGATCCAGCGGCGCTTCCCGCAGGGCTACCGCGCGGTGAAACCCTACCTGCGCCTGACCGCGCAACCGCAGCGCTGA
- the ssuE gene encoding NADPH-dependent FMN reductase, translating into MLVVSLGGSPAPRSRSAVLLERARRWLHSHGVEVVAYRIGDFAAEDLLHARFDSPRIVDLLAQIANADGLLIATPVYQASFSGALKCLLDLLPERALEHQVVLPLATGGSPAHMLVVDYALKPVLTALKAQEVLHGVFASDSQIAYGAADAPAQLAPALEQRLDEALEQFHRALARRARPLDLNLLATARWSI; encoded by the coding sequence ATGCTGGTGGTTTCTCTCGGCGGCAGCCCGGCCCCGCGCTCGCGTTCCGCGGTGTTGCTGGAACGGGCGCGGCGCTGGCTGCACAGCCACGGGGTCGAGGTGGTCGCCTATCGGATCGGCGACTTCGCCGCCGAGGATCTGCTCCACGCGCGTTTCGACAGCCCGCGCATCGTCGATCTGCTCGCCCAGATCGCCAATGCCGATGGCCTGCTGATCGCCACGCCGGTGTACCAGGCGTCGTTTTCCGGGGCGCTAAAGTGCCTGCTCGATCTGCTGCCGGAGCGTGCGCTGGAACACCAGGTGGTATTGCCGCTGGCCACTGGTGGCAGCCCGGCGCACATGCTGGTGGTGGACTACGCGCTGAAGCCGGTGCTGACCGCGCTGAAGGCGCAGGAAGTGCTGCACGGCGTGTTCGCCAGCGACAGCCAGATCGCCTACGGCGCAGCGGACGCCCCGGCGCAATTGGCGCCGGCGCTGGAGCAGCGCCTGGACGAGGCGCTCGAGCAGTTTCACCGCGCCCTGGCGCGGCGCGCCCGGCCATTGGACTTGAACCTGCTGGCCACGGCCCGCTGGAGTATTTGA
- a CDS encoding sulfonate ABC transporter substrate-binding protein — translation MRTITLRRSLVALFVAAISFGATQAQAQAESDSVLRIGYQKYGTLVLLKAKGSLEKRLAEQGVEVKWTEFPGGPQLLEGLNVGSIDFGVTGETPPVFAQAAGADLLYVAYEPPAPTSEAILVAKDSPLKSVAELKGKKVALNKGSNVHYLLVRALEEAGLKYSDIQPIYLPPADARAAFERGSVDAWVIWDPFQAAAEQQLQARTLRNGEKLVDNHQFYLATRPYAQQHPQVISALIEEVRAVGEDSKADPDQVTEQVAPLLGLSKEITAIAVKRQGYGAQFLTPQVVAAQQKIADTFAALKLIPKKLSIQEVIWTPPAAAKVAKAQ, via the coding sequence ATGCGCACCATTACTCTGCGTCGGAGCCTGGTCGCCCTGTTCGTCGCGGCCATTTCCTTCGGCGCCACCCAAGCACAAGCTCAAGCAGAGTCCGATAGCGTCCTGCGCATCGGCTATCAGAAATACGGCACCCTGGTGCTGCTCAAGGCCAAGGGTTCGCTGGAGAAGCGCCTGGCCGAGCAGGGCGTCGAGGTCAAGTGGACCGAGTTTCCCGGCGGCCCGCAGCTGCTCGAGGGTCTCAACGTCGGCTCGATCGACTTCGGCGTGACCGGCGAAACCCCGCCGGTGTTCGCTCAGGCCGCCGGTGCCGACCTGCTCTACGTCGCCTACGAGCCGCCGGCGCCGACCAGCGAGGCGATCCTGGTGGCGAAGGACTCGCCGCTGAAATCGGTGGCCGAGCTGAAGGGCAAGAAAGTCGCCCTCAACAAGGGCTCTAACGTGCACTACCTGTTGGTCCGCGCCCTCGAAGAGGCCGGTCTCAAGTACAGCGACATCCAACCCATCTACCTGCCGCCGGCCGACGCTCGCGCCGCCTTCGAGCGCGGCAGCGTCGACGCCTGGGTGATCTGGGACCCGTTCCAGGCCGCCGCCGAACAGCAGCTGCAGGCGCGTACCCTGCGCAATGGCGAAAAGTTGGTCGACAACCACCAGTTCTACCTGGCCACCCGTCCCTATGCGCAGCAGCACCCGCAAGTGATCAGCGCGCTGATTGAGGAAGTGCGCGCCGTCGGCGAGGACTCCAAGGCCGATCCGGATCAGGTCACCGAACAGGTCGCGCCGCTGCTCGGCCTGTCCAAGGAGATCACTGCGATTGCGGTGAAGCGCCAGGGCTACGGCGCGCAGTTCCTCACCCCGCAGGTGGTCGCCGCGCAGCAGAAGATCGCCGACACCTTCGCCGCGCTGAAGCTGATCCCGAAAAAACTCAGCATTCAGGAAGTGATCTGGACGCCGCCGGCCGCCGCCAAGGTGGCCAAGGCGCAGTAA